The DNA sequence AAACAGTGCCGATCCCAGCACTAATAACAGCGTGGCGGCAGTGAATACTTCACGTACCCCTGAGCTGGCAATAAAACGCAAAATCGGCCGTAAAAGATAGCGTCCGCCCAATAACATCCCGGCGAAAGCCAACACTTTGATGCCGACCGTATGCCAGTCTGGCCTGCCATTGTCATCTCCGGCTAATAATGGCACCAGTGCCAGTGCAGGTATTACCGCTAAGTCCTGAAACAACAATACTGAAAAACCAAGCTGCCCGGCTTCACTGCGATTCATCCCTTTATCCCGCATCACCTGCAGTGCCATCGCAGTAGAGGACATGGCCAGCCCGATACCACCAATCAACGCGGCCTGCCACGAAAAATCGCTGTACCATAGTAATGCCCCAAGAATCGCGGCACTGAATAATACGTGAGCTGTACCAACACCAAAAATAGAGCGCCTCAATGCCCACAATTTCGCAGGATTGAGCTCCAGCCCGATGATGAACATCAGAAACACCACGCCCATTTCAGAAAAGTGCAGAATCTCAGCAACATCGCTGATAAAACCCAACCCCCAGGGACCAATGGCAATCCCTGCCAGCAGATAGCCTAAGACAGCTCCGATTCCCAGGCGTGCAGCCACCGGCACTGCAATCACGGCAGCAAACAGATAGACAATCCCCACCATCAGTAAATCATGCCCTATCATCAGAAGTCCCCCAGTTCAGGGTTAGCCAGCCAGTCAGCATAGGCACGGGCCTGGTGATGCAAATGTTCTGCTGGCTGTCGGCGGGCGTTATAAATTACCAGTGGGGTTATCCAGCGCATACGACACATTTGCGCCGTGAGTTGAAATGGAATGATAATCTCCGTGAGCGGATAATGATTAACACCGCCAGGATGATAAGAGGTCTGAGGTTCACCCGTGGTGATCACGCTACGCCAGTATTTTCCCTGCAATTGATCACCCCCGGGGCCGCTGGCAAATCCACGTGATAGCACACGATCCAACCACTCTTTGAGTAAAGCCGGGCAGCTGTAGGTGAACAATGGATGCTGAAAAATAATCACATCATGTTCACGTAGTAACTGCTGTTCACGATGGATATCGATAAAAAAATCAGGATAGTGCGCATAGAGATCATGTACCATGACATGCGACAGGTGCTTTACCGGTTGCAGTAGTCGATGATTGGCTCTTGAATCCTGCGACTCAGGATGGGCATAAAGCAGCAAAATTTTGGGTGACTGCATCACTGTTCCTCTTTAAATCATCGTCACAATCAAGAAATTTCGCTACCATGCGAGGCAGTTAGGGAGATAGCATCACCCACTCCAGTTTATAATGTAATTTAACATATTTATTAAATGCGGCGCTTATGATTCTCTTTTCTTCGTTACAGATCCGGCGCGGTATCCGTGTCTTACTCGATAATGCTTCTGCAACCATTAACCCTGGACAAAAAGTCGGTCTGGTGGGAAAAAATGGGTGTGGTAAATCTACCTTGCTGGCGTTACTAAAAAATGAGATTAGTGCCGATGCCGGGAGCTTTACTTATCCCGGAAACTGGTCACTGGCGTGGGTGAATCAGGAAACCCCCGCATTACCACTTCCTGCTATCGAGTATGTCATTGATGGTGATCGCGAATATCGCCAGCTTGAACAAGCCCTTCAACATGCCAACAACCAAAATGACGGCAATGCTATCGCCCTGATACACAGTAAGCTTGATGCAATACAAGCATGGACTATTCAGGCACGGGCGGCCACATTACTGCATGGATTGGGATTCTCACAGCACCAATTGCAACAACCCGTCAGTGACTTTTCCGGGGGATGGCGTATGCGTCTGAATCTTGCACAGGCGTTGATCTGTCGTTCCGACTTGCTGCTGCTCGATGAGCCGACCAACCATCTCGATTTGGATGCAGTTATCTGGCTGGAACGCTGGCTGAAAAACTATCCCGGCACACTATTGCTCATTTCACATGATCGGGACTTCCTCGATCCAGTGGTCGATAAAATTATCCATATTGAGCAGCAGACACTGTTTGAGTACACCGGCAACTACAGTTCATTTGAAGCACAGCGCGCAACACGTCTGGCACAGCAACAATCTCTGTTTGACAATCAACAACAAAAAATTGCGCATTTGCAGAGTTTTATCGATCGTTTCAAAGCCAAGGCCAGCAAAGCCAAACAAGCACAAAGCCGGATTAAAATGCTGGAAAGGATGGAGCAAATCGCTCCGGCCCACAGCGATAATCCGTTTACTTTCCACTTTCGCGAACCTGAAAGTCTGCCAAGCCCACTGATAAATATGGAAAATGTCAGTGCAGGGTATGGTAATAAAAGAGTGCTGAACGCGATAAAGCTGAACCTGGTACCGGGATCGCGTATCGGGCTGCTGGGACGTAATGGTGCAGGTAAATCAACACTGATAAAATTACTCGCCGGAGAGCTCGCGCCGCTTACGGGCGATATCGGTCTGGCGAAAGGGGTTAAACTGGGTTATTTCGCTCAACATCAACTTGAGTTTTTGCGTGCAGATGAGTCACCACTACAACATTTGGTGCGTCTGGCACCTCAGGTGCCGGAGCAACAATTACGCGACTACCTCGGTGGGTTTGGTTTTCAGGGTGAAACGGTCAGTCAGTCTACGGCACGATTCTCCGGAGGAGAAAAAGCACGGCTAGTGCTGGCACTGATTGTCTGGCAACGCCCTAACCTGCTTTTACTGGATGAACCGACAAACCATCTTGACCTTGATATGCGCCAGGCATTAACCGAAGCGTTAATCGACTTCTCCGGAGCGTTGGTGGTTGTATCCCACGATCGCCATTTGATACG is a window from the Erwinia sp. genome containing:
- the ywrO gene encoding General stress protein 14 (ID:JIFNMEKO_02960;~source:Prodigal:2.6), whose amino-acid sequence is MQSPKILLLYAHPESQDSRANHRLLQPVKHLSHVMVHDLYAHYPDFFIDIHREQQLLREHDVIIFQHPLFTYSCPALLKEWLDRVLSRGFASGPGGDQLQGKYWRSVITTGEPQTSYHPGGVNHYPLTEIIIPFQLTAQMCRMRWITPLVIYNARRQPAEHLHHQARAYADWLANPELGDF
- the yheS gene encoding putative ABC transporter ATP-binding protein YheS (ID:JIFNMEKO_02961;~source:Prodigal:2.6) gives rise to the protein MILFSSLQIRRGIRVLLDNASATINPGQKVGLVGKNGCGKSTLLALLKNEISADAGSFTYPGNWSLAWVNQETPALPLPAIEYVIDGDREYRQLEQALQHANNQNDGNAIALIHSKLDAIQAWTIQARAATLLHGLGFSQHQLQQPVSDFSGGWRMRLNLAQALICRSDLLLLDEPTNHLDLDAVIWLERWLKNYPGTLLLISHDRDFLDPVVDKIIHIEQQTLFEYTGNYSSFEAQRATRLAQQQSLFDNQQQKIAHLQSFIDRFKAKASKAKQAQSRIKMLERMEQIAPAHSDNPFTFHFREPESLPSPLINMENVSAGYGNKRVLNAIKLNLVPGSRIGLLGRNGAGKSTLIKLLAGELAPLTGDIGLAKGVKLGYFAQHQLEFLRADESPLQHLVRLAPQVPEQQLRDYLGGFGFQGETVSQSTARFSGGEKARLVLALIVWQRPNLLLLDEPTNHLDLDMRQALTEALIDFSGALVVVSHDRHLIRSTTDDLYLVDAGNVLPFEGDLDDYQQWLSDQQKNLHNDANENVSADMTHTAQARKDQKRKEAELRTKTQPLRKQIEKLEREIDALNAQLDSLEQQLADSALYEQSQKKLLTETLQQQVILRTSLESKEQAWLDAQEQLEALISA